A single window of Chloracidobacterium sp. DNA harbors:
- a CDS encoding PAS domain S-box protein, translating into MKGKVLTSWSLIWLLSAVLLVAGGLLNLSQRGFQKLPPTDGVTWVNRDGGIYAQGVKAEFAGSRAGIAVGDKLIGIGLDASDNTEEITSIADVQMYLDAAGVDGNLTYFYQRPSYTASDSFYFADLRHIDSVLRWTPSIVFLSIVGVFWLGVGVFVLFKQGSQSPFVLHFATVCLTAFVFHVYRPIGTGQDLDLGVGLLDDLAFALFVPLFLHFCIRYPVRSKVFDDQRWKTYALYVPATVVSLLLFIFSLIPALFVQSSLAEVMAKVSDSVNLFGNAYRFLFFHFVAGVSIGAGFLIWRFFKNKQIDVRQRLKWAMWGTVAAVIPIIVVQLISRFGVQIADDNFATALTTLPLALIPLSFGHSVVRYRLMDVDVVVRRALVYALTTVAIAMMIGAVALGLVFLAVGNNLSTTEITLRALIAIIAMGAIVLISEPLKKFLQERADRFFYGERYDLRQGLLDFGKTLSATTALDPLLEALIDRLKQVLDVQKVAVFLEDETVESHYRLAKAVGLSEEYKIPAEFRAMIRQKSAGKGIVRADELERQEIDLESVNGNGNGHSSYIVRQELHYFVPCVARGKMVAVIGLGRASDGSLLSSEDLEILRTVSGYIAVAVDNSRLYEEQHKHAEELALLKEFNESIVESVNVGLLAVDEAGRIIRCNSTFEEMIGRGREDVVGRAVEDIFDASFALNLEMILGKSRWHLTEIRNAYKLHTFDAAGRSLILNVAVAPLRSVSNKQTGAIIVLENVSSRVKLEETLQQSEKLSSIGLLAAGVAHEVNTPLTGVSSYTQMLLGMIPESDPKHALLQKMQRQTDRASNIVGNLLNFSRAGSTTEFMDIQLNKLLNDTLQLLEPQLRKTSVEVVKDYSDSLPAINGSGGKLQQVFTNLILNARDAMNGAGGTITLRTFVDHQDCVIVEVVDTGEGIPEENLKKVFDPFFTTKGVGNGTGLGLAVSYGIVQEHSGSIEVRSENRQGTIFKLVFPISRINEQRAVS; encoded by the coding sequence ATGAAGGGAAAAGTCCTTACAAGTTGGAGCCTTATATGGCTTCTTTCCGCAGTCCTGCTAGTGGCGGGCGGCTTGTTAAATCTCTCCCAACGCGGCTTTCAAAAGCTACCGCCGACCGATGGCGTCACGTGGGTAAATCGTGATGGCGGCATCTACGCACAAGGTGTTAAGGCGGAGTTTGCCGGCTCACGCGCCGGCATTGCGGTTGGCGACAAACTCATCGGCATCGGACTCGACGCATCGGACAATACCGAGGAGATCACATCCATAGCCGACGTGCAGATGTATCTCGATGCGGCAGGCGTTGACGGTAATCTAACCTATTTTTATCAAAGACCTTCATATACTGCGTCCGACAGTTTCTACTTTGCTGATCTACGACATATTGACTCGGTGCTCCGTTGGACGCCGTCGATAGTATTTCTATCCATCGTCGGCGTTTTTTGGTTGGGCGTTGGCGTTTTTGTGCTTTTCAAACAGGGTAGTCAGTCGCCGTTCGTTCTCCATTTTGCCACCGTCTGTTTAACCGCATTTGTTTTTCACGTATATCGGCCGATCGGCACCGGACAGGACCTCGACCTTGGTGTCGGACTGCTCGATGATCTGGCATTTGCGCTCTTTGTCCCATTATTCCTGCATTTTTGTATTCGATATCCGGTACGAAGCAAGGTTTTCGACGACCAAAGGTGGAAGACGTACGCGCTGTACGTTCCGGCGACCGTCGTCTCGTTACTGCTTTTCATTTTCTCGCTGATACCGGCGCTATTCGTACAATCATCGCTGGCGGAGGTGATGGCAAAGGTTAGCGACAGCGTGAATTTGTTTGGAAATGCATATCGCTTTTTATTTTTTCATTTTGTCGCGGGTGTCTCGATCGGGGCAGGATTTTTGATCTGGCGATTCTTCAAGAATAAGCAGATCGACGTTCGGCAACGTCTGAAATGGGCGATGTGGGGTACGGTAGCCGCCGTGATCCCGATCATAGTTGTTCAGCTCATCTCACGCTTTGGCGTCCAGATCGCTGACGACAATTTTGCAACGGCACTGACAACGCTGCCGCTGGCGCTGATTCCTCTGAGTTTCGGACATTCGGTTGTACGGTACCGCTTGATGGACGTCGATGTCGTCGTGCGGCGTGCACTGGTTTACGCATTGACGACGGTCGCGATCGCTATGATGATCGGTGCGGTCGCACTCGGACTGGTCTTTCTCGCCGTTGGCAACAACTTGTCAACGACAGAGATCACATTGCGTGCATTGATCGCGATCATTGCAATGGGAGCCATTGTACTCATCAGCGAACCGCTCAAAAAGTTTCTACAGGAGCGGGCTGACAGATTCTTTTACGGTGAACGATACGACCTACGGCAGGGCCTGCTTGATTTTGGCAAAACGCTCTCCGCGACTACCGCACTTGACCCGTTGCTTGAGGCACTGATCGATAGGCTCAAACAGGTTTTGGATGTTCAGAAAGTCGCGGTTTTTCTCGAGGACGAGACTGTCGAATCTCACTACCGATTGGCCAAGGCCGTCGGCCTGAGCGAGGAGTACAAGATCCCGGCGGAGTTTCGAGCGATGATACGGCAAAAATCTGCCGGTAAGGGAATCGTCCGTGCCGATGAACTTGAGCGCCAAGAGATCGATCTGGAAAGCGTTAACGGCAATGGCAACGGGCATTCGTCATATATCGTCCGCCAAGAGCTTCACTACTTTGTTCCTTGCGTCGCCCGAGGCAAGATGGTTGCGGTGATCGGGCTTGGGCGGGCAAGCGACGGCTCGTTGCTTTCGTCCGAAGACCTCGAGATCCTTCGCACAGTTTCCGGTTACATTGCCGTCGCGGTCGATAACAGCCGCTTGTACGAAGAACAGCATAAACACGCCGAGGAACTCGCACTGCTCAAAGAGTTTAACGAGTCGATCGTTGAGTCAGTTAACGTCGGACTGCTGGCGGTAGACGAAGCCGGCAGGATCATCCGCTGCAACTCGACATTTGAGGAGATGATCGGTCGCGGCCGCGAAGATGTGGTCGGCCGCGCGGTCGAAGACATTTTTGATGCTAGTTTTGCCCTTAATCTGGAAATGATCTTAGGCAAATCCCGCTGGCACCTTACCGAAATACGCAACGCCTATAAGCTGCACACGTTTGACGCCGCCGGACGTTCGCTGATCCTGAATGTCGCGGTCGCTCCGCTCCGTTCGGTTTCCAATAAGCAAACCGGAGCGATCATCGTACTCGAAAATGTTTCGTCGAGGGTTAAGCTTGAGGAGACCTTGCAGCAAAGCGAGAAGCTCTCAAGCATCGGATTGCTGGCCGCGGGCGTTGCCCACGAGGTTAATACGCCGCTGACCGGTGTTTCTAGTTACACGCAGATGTTGTTGGGGATGATACCCGAGTCCGATCCGAAGCACGCTCTTTTGCAAAAAATGCAGCGGCAGACCGACCGGGCATCAAATATCGTGGGCAATCTACTCAATTTTTCGAGGGCCGGCAGCACGACCGAGTTTATGGACATTCAGCTCAATAAACTCTTAAATGACACGCTCCAACTGCTTGAGCCGCAATTGCGAAAGACCAGCGTCGAGGTGGTCAAGGACTACTCCGACTCACTCCCCGCGATAAATGGTAGCGGCGGCAAACTCCAACAGGTATTTACCAACCTGATCTTGAACGCACGCGATGCTATGAATGGTGCCGGTGGAACGATCACACTACGGACCTTTGTCGATCACCAGGACTGCGTAATTGTCGAGGTCGTCGATACGGGCGAGGGTATTCCCGAAGAGAATCTGAAAAAGGTATTTGATCCTTTCTTTACGACAAAGGGTGTCGGCAATGGTACCGGCCTCGGGCTCGCTGTTTCGTACGGGATCGTTCAGGAGCACTCCGGTTCGATCGAGGTTCGGAGCGAGAATCGGCAGGGAACTATATTCAAGCTCGTGTTTCCCATCTCGCGGATCAATGAGCAACGAGCCGTAAGCTAG
- a CDS encoding carboxypeptidase regulatory-like domain-containing protein, giving the protein MSFTRKLRSFLTAVSVAALAIIANAASVDAAEVESFQSARDLGTIRGVVRDNGGSPIADATVAIFRLGTSKLLKQVKSTTDGSFLAKIMPGTYTVLAVAQGFNPVTLSDVQVNRTTDVVYGFRLERAGAGNTLPEKRLDRNSSKWRIRASQSQRSIYQNREGNAPVDEDATADADTDASADDRSNTPGGQSVVESYFGQSRKGAFGGVNFATLVPINADAEIIVAGQIGTGKVSPLRIETEFKFRPNPDHQVRVSGSYTDLGSFVSTGSGKHLGQASFQTLDEWKVREGVIFVFGLDYSRFVGAGDDFSISPRFGLQFDVNPKTRVRTAFTTQTEDRTWARAVDLEGASVIFRDPVSVDDLVIENGKPRMNRSNRLEFGIERVLDNRSTLEANAFVDTTFGRGVGLNSVAFDTLGNQSFAGIVADQQGRSQGVRLVYNRRLSGVWSTAVGYSIGQGQQLSSVGISDPSEIFQNAVFQSFFGQVAADLKTGTSLKTVYRLSSQATVFAIDPFKGQLAIYDPGLSVMVTQNLPNLGLPFRAEAIVDARNLFDLQNTISSDMGSLRINSQRRMLRGGILVRF; this is encoded by the coding sequence ATGAGCTTTACTAGAAAACTCAGATCATTTTTGACGGCGGTATCAGTCGCGGCGCTCGCGATAATTGCGAATGCTGCGTCGGTCGACGCTGCGGAAGTCGAGAGTTTTCAGTCGGCGAGGGATCTGGGAACGATCCGCGGGGTCGTGCGCGATAATGGCGGATCCCCGATCGCCGATGCGACGGTCGCGATATTTCGCCTCGGCACGTCAAAACTGCTAAAACAAGTTAAATCGACGACTGACGGCAGTTTTCTTGCCAAAATAATGCCCGGCACGTACACCGTTCTAGCCGTGGCTCAAGGTTTTAATCCGGTTACATTGTCAGACGTTCAGGTCAATCGAACGACCGATGTCGTCTATGGATTTAGACTCGAGCGCGCGGGAGCGGGAAACACCCTTCCGGAGAAACGGCTAGATCGAAACAGTTCGAAATGGCGGATCCGGGCTTCACAGAGTCAACGATCGATCTATCAAAATCGCGAAGGAAATGCACCAGTCGATGAGGATGCCACAGCAGACGCGGACACAGATGCGTCCGCCGACGATCGTTCTAATACACCGGGCGGCCAATCAGTCGTTGAGAGTTATTTTGGCCAATCCCGAAAAGGTGCATTTGGTGGAGTCAATTTTGCGACACTTGTGCCGATCAATGCCGACGCTGAGATAATCGTCGCCGGTCAGATCGGCACCGGGAAAGTTTCGCCGCTCCGGATCGAAACCGAGTTTAAGTTTCGACCAAATCCCGACCATCAGGTCCGAGTGAGCGGATCATATACTGATCTGGGCTCGTTTGTTTCGACGGGTTCTGGCAAGCACTTGGGCCAGGCGTCGTTTCAGACACTAGACGAGTGGAAAGTCCGTGAAGGCGTAATATTTGTCTTTGGGCTCGACTATTCACGCTTTGTCGGTGCGGGAGATGACTTTTCGATATCGCCGCGGTTCGGACTGCAGTTTGACGTAAATCCTAAAACTCGCGTCCGCACCGCATTTACGACCCAAACCGAGGATCGAACCTGGGCACGAGCGGTCGACCTAGAGGGTGCGTCGGTGATATTCCGCGATCCGGTCTCGGTAGACGATCTGGTGATCGAGAACGGCAAACCAAGAATGAACCGCAGCAACCGCTTGGAATTTGGTATCGAACGCGTATTGGACAATCGGTCGACGCTCGAAGCCAACGCCTTCGTCGATACCACTTTCGGCCGCGGTGTTGGTCTCAACAGCGTTGCATTCGACACGTTGGGCAACCAGTCCTTTGCCGGCATCGTCGCCGATCAGCAGGGACGTTCGCAAGGTGTCAGATTGGTCTACAATCGCCGTTTGAGTGGAGTATGGAGTACGGCGGTCGGTTATTCGATCGGCCAGGGTCAGCAGTTATCTTCGGTTGGGATAAGCGACCCGTCTGAGATATTCCAAAATGCGGTATTCCAGTCGTTTTTTGGTCAGGTTGCCGCAGATCTGAAGACGGGCACGAGCCTCAAGACCGTCTATCGCCTTTCCTCGCAAGCCACGGTCTTCGCGATTGATCCATTCAAGGGTCAGTTGGCGATCTACGATCCGGGCTTGAGCGTGATGGTAACGCAAAATCTACCGAATCTAGGGCTGCCGTTTCGGGCCGAAGCGATAGTCGATGCTCGAAATTTATTCGATCTGCAAAATACTATTTCGAGTGATATGGGATCGCTTCGGATCAATAGTCAACGGCGGATGCTCCGCGGCGGCATATTGGTCAGATTTTAG
- a CDS encoding glutamate--tRNA ligase, with product MTVRVRFAPSPTGYLHIGSARTALFNYLYARHTGGKFLLRIEDTDLARSTEESTRSILDGLAWLGFAPDEEIVFQSNNADKHREIAKRLLAEGKAYRDFTPREAPTDANVKDAIKERARLQGGDKNMRDNPYRDLSAKESDARADAGEPFAIRLKVPYEGKTSFEDAVYGQQERAYAETEDLVLLRSDGHPLYNLAVVCDDIEMAITHVIRGQDHLTNAHKQVLIYEALGVAPPIFAHLPLIMAPNKGKLSKRKHGEVVSMTTYRDAGFLAEAFRNFLALLGWSAGEEQEIYSLDELIAKFSLDGIHRSNAVFNFSADDPRKWTDDKAQWMNAEYIRTMPLESLLPFVKAELKSAKLWREEYEPEGRALTGTVSSVHSQKFEQKTEIADRPENIAIDLPEIGSYDWYVSTVDLIRSRFFTLKDFSTQGRAYFSEDFDFDPAAVAKNLTKFPNLQTWLPELADRFEAEFASSDGLVKAFTEANIEIVVKAFTEEKGTKLGVIMNGARTLLTGVAVGPSMLAVFEIIGLQKAIVRLRSRIAWN from the coding sequence ATGACAGTACGTGTTAGATTTGCCCCGAGCCCGACCGGCTACCTTCATATTGGCTCCGCAAGGACAGCCCTTTTTAATTACTTGTACGCACGCCATACGGGCGGCAAGTTTCTGCTCCGAATCGAGGACACTGACCTCGCACGCTCGACCGAGGAATCGACCCGCTCGATCCTCGACGGCCTGGCGTGGCTCGGTTTTGCACCGGACGAAGAGATAGTTTTCCAATCGAATAATGCTGATAAGCACCGTGAGATCGCAAAACGCCTACTCGCCGAGGGCAAAGCTTATCGTGATTTTACCCCGAGGGAAGCGCCGACCGACGCTAACGTAAAAGACGCCATCAAGGAACGCGCCCGCTTGCAGGGCGGCGACAAAAATATGAGGGATAATCCGTATCGCGATCTTTCGGCCAAAGAAAGCGATGCGAGAGCGGACGCCGGCGAGCCTTTTGCCATACGCCTCAAAGTGCCGTACGAGGGCAAGACATCGTTCGAAGACGCTGTTTATGGTCAACAGGAACGAGCCTACGCCGAGACCGAAGACCTCGTTTTGCTGCGAAGTGACGGCCACCCGCTTTATAATCTCGCTGTCGTTTGCGATGACATCGAGATGGCGATCACGCACGTCATTCGCGGGCAGGATCATCTGACGAACGCTCATAAGCAAGTTCTGATCTATGAAGCTCTCGGCGTGGCACCACCAATATTTGCTCATCTTCCGCTGATAATGGCACCGAACAAGGGCAAGTTGTCAAAACGAAAGCACGGCGAGGTCGTTTCGATGACAACATATCGCGACGCCGGATTTTTGGCGGAGGCATTTCGCAATTTTCTGGCTCTGCTCGGTTGGTCTGCGGGCGAAGAGCAAGAGATATATTCGCTCGACGAACTCATTGCAAAATTTTCGCTCGACGGCATTCACCGTTCAAACGCCGTATTCAATTTTAGTGCTGATGATCCGCGGAAATGGACCGATGACAAGGCTCAGTGGATGAACGCAGAATATATCCGCACCATGCCGCTCGAGTCACTGCTGCCGTTCGTCAAGGCGGAATTAAAGTCCGCCAAACTATGGCGTGAGGAATACGAACCCGAAGGCCGGGCCCTGACCGGAACAGTTTCCTCTGTCCACTCTCAAAAGTTTGAGCAGAAGACCGAGATCGCGGACCGTCCCGAGAATATCGCTATCGATCTGCCCGAGATCGGCTCGTATGATTGGTACGTGAGCACCGTCGATCTGATCCGTTCGCGATTCTTTACGCTCAAAGATTTTTCGACGCAGGGCCGCGCATATTTCAGCGAGGATTTTGATTTTGACCCGGCGGCTGTCGCGAAGAACCTGACCAAATTCCCCAATCTTCAAACCTGGCTGCCGGAACTCGCCGACCGTTTTGAAGCCGAATTTGCTTCGTCAGACGGGTTGGTAAAGGCCTTCACCGAAGCTAATATTGAAATCGTCGTCAAAGCCTTCACCGAAGAAAAAGGCACAAAACTCGGCGTTATAATGAACGGCGCCCGAACACTCTTGACCGGCGTCGCCGTCGGCCCGTCGATGCTGGCCGTTTTCGAAATCATCGGTTTGCAGAAGGCGATCGTTCGGTTGAGAAGTAGAATTGCGTGGAATTAG
- a CDS encoding DUF421 domain-containing protein produces the protein MFIEFHATFLDAHALTNMFTLDATATWAEKIIRPIIVYAALVIMLRVFGKRELAQLNPFDLVVILSLSNTVQNAIIGPDNSLVGGIVGAIALLAINFLFSRMKYASKTIEAAAEGVPVALIQNGVKDAVQMKRELITERDLEIIAHQKGFDDPNDIEKLVIDPNGSFLIDGKDGIRDEKFKKEVLRKIANLSDQLTKLNSALQKG, from the coding sequence ATGTTCATAGAGTTTCACGCTACTTTTCTTGACGCACACGCTCTCACCAATATGTTTACCTTGGACGCGACCGCGACCTGGGCAGAAAAGATAATCCGCCCGATCATCGTCTACGCGGCGCTCGTGATAATGCTTCGTGTATTTGGCAAACGAGAACTTGCTCAACTCAACCCGTTTGATCTCGTTGTCATCCTCTCACTCTCCAATACGGTTCAGAATGCGATCATCGGGCCCGATAATTCGCTCGTCGGCGGCATTGTCGGTGCGATCGCATTGCTTGCGATCAACTTCTTATTTTCGCGAATGAAATACGCGTCGAAGACGATCGAGGCAGCGGCCGAGGGCGTCCCGGTCGCTCTTATTCAGAATGGTGTGAAAGACGCGGTTCAAATGAAGCGTGAGCTGATAACCGAACGCGACCTTGAGATCATCGCCCATCAAAAAGGTTTCGATGATCCCAATGACATCGAAAAGTTGGTGATCGACCCGAACGGCTCTTTTCTGATCGACGGCAAAGATGGGATCCGTGACGAAAAATTTAAGAAAGAGGTCTTAAGGAAGATCGCCAATTTGTCAGATCAATTGACCAAACTTAATTCGGCTCTTCAAAAAGGCTGA